In Excalfactoria chinensis isolate bCotChi1 chromosome 3, bCotChi1.hap2, whole genome shotgun sequence, one DNA window encodes the following:
- the PAPOLG gene encoding poly(A) polymerase gamma isoform X5 yields MLQNQPQRHYGITPPFSLAPPKDIDYIHTQKLVEAMESFGVFEDEEELNHRLVVLCKLNNLVKEWIFELGESKNLPPSVVENVGGRIFTFGSYRLGVHTKGADIDALCVAPRHVERSDFFQSFFEKLKHQEEIKNLRAVEDAYVPVVKFEFDGIEIDLVFARLPVQTVSDNLDLRDDSHLRSLDIRCIRSLNGCRVTDEILQLVPNKENFQLALRVIKLWAKRRGIYSNMLGFLGGVSWAMLVARTCQLHPNALASTLVNKFFSIFSKWEWPNPVLLKQPEENNLNLPVWDPRVNPSDRYHVMPIITPAYPQQNSTYNVSTSTRAVVVEELKHGLAITNEILQGKSDWPKLFEQPNFFRKYKHYIVLTASTYTEEHHLEWVGLVESKIRVLVGNLERNKFINIAHVNPQSFPGNQEHCKQSHYVSMWFLGIVFRKLESAESIKVDLTYDIWSFTDAVYRQANNINMLKEDMKIETAYVKRKHLHYFLPAGTLQKRKKQSMLNISQNASGLWCKRASSNESLNSSRDNDSRTPYNSSSLSVISKLDTNTAETERSATIWRTNGANSREKVTHVAVSPVSKGISVPVIGSKMESAVAIRTSGPPSDCTIPTVIGHNAVSQLRTRFVQGHHELSGTQVTNPKGAVPKRPHSPASKECSKRSKDREKLIGQDSAFKSDGNPEDVKTRSTENVISGGFIQSRVDLGGRNRLVASIDTSRSQRLRSEELPDSSSPVPITSIRIVKRSIRLTFNQ; encoded by the exons ATGCTGCAGAACCAGCCACAAAGGCACTATGGAATTACCCCTCCATTTAGCTTGGCTCCTCCAAAGGATATAGATTATATTCATACTCAGAAGCTAGTTGAAGCAATGGAGTCATTTGGAGTATTTGAAGATGAGGAGGAGTTGAATCACAG GCTAGTTGTTCTTTGTAAACTGAATAACTTGGTCAAAGAATGGATTTTTGAGCTTGGTGAGAGCAAG AACCTTCCCCCTTCAGTAGTAGAAAATGTTGGTGGCAGAATATTTACATTTGGTTCTTACAGGCTTGGAGTACACACCAAAG GTGCTGACATAGATGCTCTTTGTGTTGCTCCTAGACATGTGGAAAGATCAGATTTCTTTCAGTCATTCTTTGAAAAGCTAAAGCATCAGGAAGAGATAAAAAATCTAAGA GCAGTAGAAGATGCATACGTACCTGTTGTCAAGTTTGAGTTTGATGGCATCGAG ATTGATCTTGTGTTTGCAAGACTGCCTGTGCAAACTGTTTCTGATAATCTTGATCTCAGAGATGACTCACATCTGAGAAGCCTGGATATAAGATGTATACGGAGCTTAAATG GATGCAGAGTTACTGATGAAATACTACAACTAGTACCAAATAAGGAGAACTTTCAGCTCGCGCTCCGTGTGATTAAACTGTGGGCAAAAC GACGTGGTATTTATTCCAACATGCTGGGATTTCTTGGAGGGGTTTCTTGGGCAATGCTAGTAGCAAGAACATGTCAACTCCATCCAAATGCATTGGCTTCTACTCTTGTGAACAAGTTCTTCTCGATTTTTTCGAAATG gGAGTGGCCAAATCCTGTACTGCTGAAACAACCTGAAGAGAATAATCTTAATTTACCAGTATGGGATCCTAGG GTCAACCCATCAGACAGATACCATGTAATGCCGATCATCACCCCAGCCTATCCACAGCAGAACTCTACATACAATGTATCTACATCAACACGAGCTGTAGTGGTAGAGGAGCTCAaacatg GTCTCGCAATTACAAATGAGATTCTCCAAGGGAAGTCTGATTGGCCAAAGCTCTTTGAACAACCAAATTTCTTTCGGAAGTACAA ACATTATATTGTACTGACTGCTAGCACCTATACTGAAGAGCATCACTTAGAATG ggttggccttgttgaatctAAAATTCGTGTGCTGGTTGGAAACTTGGAAAGGaataaatttataaatattgCACATGTAAATCCACAATCTTTCCCTGGCAACCAAGAACACTGTAAACA GAGTCACTATGTGTCAATGTGGTTTCTGGGAATTGTATTTAGGAAATTGGAAAGTGCAGAAAGCATTAAGGTTGATTTAACATATGATATATGGTCATTCACAGATGCAG TTTACAGGCAAGCGAACAACATTAACATGCTAAAGGAAGATATGAAGATTGAGACAGCTTATGTGAAGAGAAAGCATCTCCATTATTTTTTGCCTGCAGGAAccttacaaaaaagaaagaag CAGAGCATGCTAAATATTAGTCAAAATGCTAGTGGGCTTTGGTGCAAAAGGGCCTCTTCAAATGAAAGCTTGAACAGTTCCAGAGACAACGACTCCAGGACACCATATAATTCATCTTCGTTAAGTGTGATATCTAAATTGGACACTAATACAGCAGAGACGGAAAG AAGTGCCACAATTTGGAGAACTAATGGTGCTAACAGTAGAGAGAAGGTGACTCATGTAGCTGTGTCACCAGTGTCCAAGGGGATCTCCGTTCCAGTTATTGGTTCAA AAATGGAGTCTGCAGTTGCCATAAGAACCTCAGGACCTCCATCTGACTGCACCATTCCTACAGTAATAGGACATAATGCAGTTTCTCAACTGAGAACACGTTTTGTCCAAGGACATCATGAACTAAGTGGGACTCAAGTTACAAATCCAAAGGGTGCTGTTCCTAAACGGCCTCATTCACCTGCCTCAAAAGAATGCTCCAAGAGAtccaaagacagagaaaag ttaaTTGGCCAGGATTCAGCCTTCAAAAGTGATGGTAATCCAGAAGATGTAAAGACAAGATctacagaaaatgtaatttcaggTGGTTTTATTCAAAGTAGA GTTGACCTCGGAGGAAGAAACAGGCTGGTTGCAAGTATTGATACATCAAGGTCACAG AGGCTTCGCAGTGAAGAACTACCAGACTCTTCATCTCCTGTTCCAATAACTAGTATTCGTATCGTTAAAAGATCCATCAGACTTACCTTTAACCAGTAA
- the PAPOLG gene encoding poly(A) polymerase gamma isoform X3 — MCRVRGCTSMLQNQPQRHYGITPPFSLAPPKDIDYIHTQKLVEAMESFGVFEDEEELNHRLVVLCKLNNLVKEWIFELGESKNLPPSVVENVGGRIFTFGSYRLGVHTKGADIDALCVAPRHVERSDFFQSFFEKLKHQEEIKNLRAVEDAYVPVVKFEFDGIEIDLVFARLPVQTVSDNLDLRDDSHLRSLDIRCIRSLNGCRVTDEILQLVPNKENFQLALRVIKLWAKRRGIYSNMLGFLGGVSWAMLVARTCQLHPNALASTLVNKFFSIFSKWEWPNPVLLKQPEENNLNLPVWDPRVNPSDRYHVMPIITPAYPQQNSTYNVSTSTRAVVVEELKHGLAITNEILQGKSDWPKLFEQPNFFRKYKHYIVLTASTYTEEHHLEWVGLVESKIRVLVGNLERNKFINIAHVNPQSFPGNQEHCKQSHYVSMWFLGIVFRKLESAESIKVDLTYDIWSFTDAVYRQANNINMLKEDMKIETAYVKRKHLHYFLPAGTLQKRKKSMLNISQNASGLWCKRASSNESLNSSRDNDSRTPYNSSSLSVISKLDTNTAETERSATIWRTNGANSREKVTHVAVSPVSKGISVPVIGSKMESAVAIRTSGPPSDCTIPTVIGHNAVSQLRTRFVQGHHELSGTQVTNPKGAVPKRPHSPASKECSKRSKDREKLIGQDSAFKSDGNPEDVKTRSTENVISGGFIQSRVDLGGRNRLVASIDTSRSQRLRSEELPDSSSPVPITSIRIVKRSIRLTFNQ; from the exons ATGTGTCGTGTGAGGGGCTG TACTTCTATGCTGCAGAACCAGCCACAAAGGCACTATGGAATTACCCCTCCATTTAGCTTGGCTCCTCCAAAGGATATAGATTATATTCATACTCAGAAGCTAGTTGAAGCAATGGAGTCATTTGGAGTATTTGAAGATGAGGAGGAGTTGAATCACAG GCTAGTTGTTCTTTGTAAACTGAATAACTTGGTCAAAGAATGGATTTTTGAGCTTGGTGAGAGCAAG AACCTTCCCCCTTCAGTAGTAGAAAATGTTGGTGGCAGAATATTTACATTTGGTTCTTACAGGCTTGGAGTACACACCAAAG GTGCTGACATAGATGCTCTTTGTGTTGCTCCTAGACATGTGGAAAGATCAGATTTCTTTCAGTCATTCTTTGAAAAGCTAAAGCATCAGGAAGAGATAAAAAATCTAAGA GCAGTAGAAGATGCATACGTACCTGTTGTCAAGTTTGAGTTTGATGGCATCGAG ATTGATCTTGTGTTTGCAAGACTGCCTGTGCAAACTGTTTCTGATAATCTTGATCTCAGAGATGACTCACATCTGAGAAGCCTGGATATAAGATGTATACGGAGCTTAAATG GATGCAGAGTTACTGATGAAATACTACAACTAGTACCAAATAAGGAGAACTTTCAGCTCGCGCTCCGTGTGATTAAACTGTGGGCAAAAC GACGTGGTATTTATTCCAACATGCTGGGATTTCTTGGAGGGGTTTCTTGGGCAATGCTAGTAGCAAGAACATGTCAACTCCATCCAAATGCATTGGCTTCTACTCTTGTGAACAAGTTCTTCTCGATTTTTTCGAAATG gGAGTGGCCAAATCCTGTACTGCTGAAACAACCTGAAGAGAATAATCTTAATTTACCAGTATGGGATCCTAGG GTCAACCCATCAGACAGATACCATGTAATGCCGATCATCACCCCAGCCTATCCACAGCAGAACTCTACATACAATGTATCTACATCAACACGAGCTGTAGTGGTAGAGGAGCTCAaacatg GTCTCGCAATTACAAATGAGATTCTCCAAGGGAAGTCTGATTGGCCAAAGCTCTTTGAACAACCAAATTTCTTTCGGAAGTACAA ACATTATATTGTACTGACTGCTAGCACCTATACTGAAGAGCATCACTTAGAATG ggttggccttgttgaatctAAAATTCGTGTGCTGGTTGGAAACTTGGAAAGGaataaatttataaatattgCACATGTAAATCCACAATCTTTCCCTGGCAACCAAGAACACTGTAAACA GAGTCACTATGTGTCAATGTGGTTTCTGGGAATTGTATTTAGGAAATTGGAAAGTGCAGAAAGCATTAAGGTTGATTTAACATATGATATATGGTCATTCACAGATGCAG TTTACAGGCAAGCGAACAACATTAACATGCTAAAGGAAGATATGAAGATTGAGACAGCTTATGTGAAGAGAAAGCATCTCCATTATTTTTTGCCTGCAGGAAccttacaaaaaagaaagaag AGCATGCTAAATATTAGTCAAAATGCTAGTGGGCTTTGGTGCAAAAGGGCCTCTTCAAATGAAAGCTTGAACAGTTCCAGAGACAACGACTCCAGGACACCATATAATTCATCTTCGTTAAGTGTGATATCTAAATTGGACACTAATACAGCAGAGACGGAAAG AAGTGCCACAATTTGGAGAACTAATGGTGCTAACAGTAGAGAGAAGGTGACTCATGTAGCTGTGTCACCAGTGTCCAAGGGGATCTCCGTTCCAGTTATTGGTTCAA AAATGGAGTCTGCAGTTGCCATAAGAACCTCAGGACCTCCATCTGACTGCACCATTCCTACAGTAATAGGACATAATGCAGTTTCTCAACTGAGAACACGTTTTGTCCAAGGACATCATGAACTAAGTGGGACTCAAGTTACAAATCCAAAGGGTGCTGTTCCTAAACGGCCTCATTCACCTGCCTCAAAAGAATGCTCCAAGAGAtccaaagacagagaaaag ttaaTTGGCCAGGATTCAGCCTTCAAAAGTGATGGTAATCCAGAAGATGTAAAGACAAGATctacagaaaatgtaatttcaggTGGTTTTATTCAAAGTAGA GTTGACCTCGGAGGAAGAAACAGGCTGGTTGCAAGTATTGATACATCAAGGTCACAG AGGCTTCGCAGTGAAGAACTACCAGACTCTTCATCTCCTGTTCCAATAACTAGTATTCGTATCGTTAAAAGATCCATCAGACTTACCTTTAACCAGTAA
- the PAPOLG gene encoding poly(A) polymerase gamma isoform X4, whose translation MCRVRGCTSMLQNQPQRHYGITPPFSLAPPKDIDYIHTQKLVEAMESFGVFEDEEELNHRLVVLCKLNNLVKEWIFELGESKNLPPSVVENVGGRIFTFGSYRLGVHTKGADIDALCVAPRHVERSDFFQSFFEKLKHQEEIKNLRAVEDAYVPVVKFEFDGIEIDLVFARLPVQTVSDNLDLRDDSHLRSLDIRCIRSLNGCRVTDEILQLVPNKENFQLALRVIKLWAKRRGIYSNMLGFLGGVSWAMLVARTCQLHPNALASTLVNKFFSIFSKWEWPNPVLLKQPEENNLNLPVWDPRVNPSDRYHVMPIITPAYPQQNSTYNVSTSTRAVVVEELKHGLAITNEILQGKSDWPKLFEQPNFFRKYKHYIVLTASTYTEEHHLEWVGLVESKIRVLVGNLERNKFINIAHVNPQSFPGNQEHCKQSHYVSMWFLGIVFRKLESAESIKVDLTYDIWSFTDAVYRQANNINMLKEDMKIETAYVKRKHLHYFLPAGTLQKRKKQSMLNISQNASGLWCKRASSNESLNSSRDNDSRTPYNSSSLSVISKLDTNTAETESATIWRTNGANSREKVTHVAVSPVSKGISVPVIGSKMESAVAIRTSGPPSDCTIPTVIGHNAVSQLRTRFVQGHHELSGTQVTNPKGAVPKRPHSPASKECSKRSKDREKLIGQDSAFKSDGNPEDVKTRSTENVISGGFIQSRVDLGGRNRLVASIDTSRSQRLRSEELPDSSSPVPITSIRIVKRSIRLTFNQ comes from the exons ATGTGTCGTGTGAGGGGCTG TACTTCTATGCTGCAGAACCAGCCACAAAGGCACTATGGAATTACCCCTCCATTTAGCTTGGCTCCTCCAAAGGATATAGATTATATTCATACTCAGAAGCTAGTTGAAGCAATGGAGTCATTTGGAGTATTTGAAGATGAGGAGGAGTTGAATCACAG GCTAGTTGTTCTTTGTAAACTGAATAACTTGGTCAAAGAATGGATTTTTGAGCTTGGTGAGAGCAAG AACCTTCCCCCTTCAGTAGTAGAAAATGTTGGTGGCAGAATATTTACATTTGGTTCTTACAGGCTTGGAGTACACACCAAAG GTGCTGACATAGATGCTCTTTGTGTTGCTCCTAGACATGTGGAAAGATCAGATTTCTTTCAGTCATTCTTTGAAAAGCTAAAGCATCAGGAAGAGATAAAAAATCTAAGA GCAGTAGAAGATGCATACGTACCTGTTGTCAAGTTTGAGTTTGATGGCATCGAG ATTGATCTTGTGTTTGCAAGACTGCCTGTGCAAACTGTTTCTGATAATCTTGATCTCAGAGATGACTCACATCTGAGAAGCCTGGATATAAGATGTATACGGAGCTTAAATG GATGCAGAGTTACTGATGAAATACTACAACTAGTACCAAATAAGGAGAACTTTCAGCTCGCGCTCCGTGTGATTAAACTGTGGGCAAAAC GACGTGGTATTTATTCCAACATGCTGGGATTTCTTGGAGGGGTTTCTTGGGCAATGCTAGTAGCAAGAACATGTCAACTCCATCCAAATGCATTGGCTTCTACTCTTGTGAACAAGTTCTTCTCGATTTTTTCGAAATG gGAGTGGCCAAATCCTGTACTGCTGAAACAACCTGAAGAGAATAATCTTAATTTACCAGTATGGGATCCTAGG GTCAACCCATCAGACAGATACCATGTAATGCCGATCATCACCCCAGCCTATCCACAGCAGAACTCTACATACAATGTATCTACATCAACACGAGCTGTAGTGGTAGAGGAGCTCAaacatg GTCTCGCAATTACAAATGAGATTCTCCAAGGGAAGTCTGATTGGCCAAAGCTCTTTGAACAACCAAATTTCTTTCGGAAGTACAA ACATTATATTGTACTGACTGCTAGCACCTATACTGAAGAGCATCACTTAGAATG ggttggccttgttgaatctAAAATTCGTGTGCTGGTTGGAAACTTGGAAAGGaataaatttataaatattgCACATGTAAATCCACAATCTTTCCCTGGCAACCAAGAACACTGTAAACA GAGTCACTATGTGTCAATGTGGTTTCTGGGAATTGTATTTAGGAAATTGGAAAGTGCAGAAAGCATTAAGGTTGATTTAACATATGATATATGGTCATTCACAGATGCAG TTTACAGGCAAGCGAACAACATTAACATGCTAAAGGAAGATATGAAGATTGAGACAGCTTATGTGAAGAGAAAGCATCTCCATTATTTTTTGCCTGCAGGAAccttacaaaaaagaaagaag CAGAGCATGCTAAATATTAGTCAAAATGCTAGTGGGCTTTGGTGCAAAAGGGCCTCTTCAAATGAAAGCTTGAACAGTTCCAGAGACAACGACTCCAGGACACCATATAATTCATCTTCGTTAAGTGTGATATCTAAATTGGACACTAATACAGCAGAGACGGAAAG TGCCACAATTTGGAGAACTAATGGTGCTAACAGTAGAGAGAAGGTGACTCATGTAGCTGTGTCACCAGTGTCCAAGGGGATCTCCGTTCCAGTTATTGGTTCAA AAATGGAGTCTGCAGTTGCCATAAGAACCTCAGGACCTCCATCTGACTGCACCATTCCTACAGTAATAGGACATAATGCAGTTTCTCAACTGAGAACACGTTTTGTCCAAGGACATCATGAACTAAGTGGGACTCAAGTTACAAATCCAAAGGGTGCTGTTCCTAAACGGCCTCATTCACCTGCCTCAAAAGAATGCTCCAAGAGAtccaaagacagagaaaag ttaaTTGGCCAGGATTCAGCCTTCAAAAGTGATGGTAATCCAGAAGATGTAAAGACAAGATctacagaaaatgtaatttcaggTGGTTTTATTCAAAGTAGA GTTGACCTCGGAGGAAGAAACAGGCTGGTTGCAAGTATTGATACATCAAGGTCACAG AGGCTTCGCAGTGAAGAACTACCAGACTCTTCATCTCCTGTTCCAATAACTAGTATTCGTATCGTTAAAAGATCCATCAGACTTACCTTTAACCAGTAA
- the PAPOLG gene encoding poly(A) polymerase gamma isoform X8, translating into MLGFLGGVSWAMLVARTCQLHPNALASTLVNKFFSIFSKWEWPNPVLLKQPEENNLNLPVWDPRVNPSDRYHVMPIITPAYPQQNSTYNVSTSTRAVVVEELKHGLAITNEILQGKSDWPKLFEQPNFFRKYKHYIVLTASTYTEEHHLEWVGLVESKIRVLVGNLERNKFINIAHVNPQSFPGNQEHCKQSHYVSMWFLGIVFRKLESAESIKVDLTYDIWSFTDAVYRQANNINMLKEDMKIETAYVKRKHLHYFLPAGTLQKRKKQSMLNISQNASGLWCKRASSNESLNSSRDNDSRTPYNSSSLSVISKLDTNTAETERSATIWRTNGANSREKVTHVAVSPVSKGISVPVIGSKMESAVAIRTSGPPSDCTIPTVIGHNAVSQLRTRFVQGHHELSGTQVTNPKGAVPKRPHSPASKECSKRSKDREKLIGQDSAFKSDGNPEDVKTRSTENVISGGFIQSRVDLGGRNRLVASIDTSRSQRLRSEELPDSSSPVPITSIRIVKRSIRLTFNQ; encoded by the exons ATGCTGGGATTTCTTGGAGGGGTTTCTTGGGCAATGCTAGTAGCAAGAACATGTCAACTCCATCCAAATGCATTGGCTTCTACTCTTGTGAACAAGTTCTTCTCGATTTTTTCGAAATG gGAGTGGCCAAATCCTGTACTGCTGAAACAACCTGAAGAGAATAATCTTAATTTACCAGTATGGGATCCTAGG GTCAACCCATCAGACAGATACCATGTAATGCCGATCATCACCCCAGCCTATCCACAGCAGAACTCTACATACAATGTATCTACATCAACACGAGCTGTAGTGGTAGAGGAGCTCAaacatg GTCTCGCAATTACAAATGAGATTCTCCAAGGGAAGTCTGATTGGCCAAAGCTCTTTGAACAACCAAATTTCTTTCGGAAGTACAA ACATTATATTGTACTGACTGCTAGCACCTATACTGAAGAGCATCACTTAGAATG ggttggccttgttgaatctAAAATTCGTGTGCTGGTTGGAAACTTGGAAAGGaataaatttataaatattgCACATGTAAATCCACAATCTTTCCCTGGCAACCAAGAACACTGTAAACA GAGTCACTATGTGTCAATGTGGTTTCTGGGAATTGTATTTAGGAAATTGGAAAGTGCAGAAAGCATTAAGGTTGATTTAACATATGATATATGGTCATTCACAGATGCAG TTTACAGGCAAGCGAACAACATTAACATGCTAAAGGAAGATATGAAGATTGAGACAGCTTATGTGAAGAGAAAGCATCTCCATTATTTTTTGCCTGCAGGAAccttacaaaaaagaaagaag CAGAGCATGCTAAATATTAGTCAAAATGCTAGTGGGCTTTGGTGCAAAAGGGCCTCTTCAAATGAAAGCTTGAACAGTTCCAGAGACAACGACTCCAGGACACCATATAATTCATCTTCGTTAAGTGTGATATCTAAATTGGACACTAATACAGCAGAGACGGAAAG AAGTGCCACAATTTGGAGAACTAATGGTGCTAACAGTAGAGAGAAGGTGACTCATGTAGCTGTGTCACCAGTGTCCAAGGGGATCTCCGTTCCAGTTATTGGTTCAA AAATGGAGTCTGCAGTTGCCATAAGAACCTCAGGACCTCCATCTGACTGCACCATTCCTACAGTAATAGGACATAATGCAGTTTCTCAACTGAGAACACGTTTTGTCCAAGGACATCATGAACTAAGTGGGACTCAAGTTACAAATCCAAAGGGTGCTGTTCCTAAACGGCCTCATTCACCTGCCTCAAAAGAATGCTCCAAGAGAtccaaagacagagaaaag ttaaTTGGCCAGGATTCAGCCTTCAAAAGTGATGGTAATCCAGAAGATGTAAAGACAAGATctacagaaaatgtaatttcaggTGGTTTTATTCAAAGTAGA GTTGACCTCGGAGGAAGAAACAGGCTGGTTGCAAGTATTGATACATCAAGGTCACAG AGGCTTCGCAGTGAAGAACTACCAGACTCTTCATCTCCTGTTCCAATAACTAGTATTCGTATCGTTAAAAGATCCATCAGACTTACCTTTAACCAGTAA
- the PAPOLG gene encoding poly(A) polymerase gamma isoform X9 translates to MCRVRGCTSMLQNQPQRHYGITPPFSLAPPKDIDYIHTQKLVEAMESFGVFEDEEELNHRLVVLCKLNNLVKEWIFELGESKNLPPSVVENVGGRIFTFGSYRLGVHTKGADIDALCVAPRHVERSDFFQSFFEKLKHQEEIKNLRAVEDAYVPVVKFEFDGIEIDLVFARLPVQTVSDNLDLRDDSHLRSLDIRCIRSLNGCRVTDEILQLVPNKENFQLALRVIKLWAKRRGIYSNMLGFLGGVSWAMLVARTCQLHPNALASTLVNKFFSIFSKW, encoded by the exons ATGTGTCGTGTGAGGGGCTG TACTTCTATGCTGCAGAACCAGCCACAAAGGCACTATGGAATTACCCCTCCATTTAGCTTGGCTCCTCCAAAGGATATAGATTATATTCATACTCAGAAGCTAGTTGAAGCAATGGAGTCATTTGGAGTATTTGAAGATGAGGAGGAGTTGAATCACAG GCTAGTTGTTCTTTGTAAACTGAATAACTTGGTCAAAGAATGGATTTTTGAGCTTGGTGAGAGCAAG AACCTTCCCCCTTCAGTAGTAGAAAATGTTGGTGGCAGAATATTTACATTTGGTTCTTACAGGCTTGGAGTACACACCAAAG GTGCTGACATAGATGCTCTTTGTGTTGCTCCTAGACATGTGGAAAGATCAGATTTCTTTCAGTCATTCTTTGAAAAGCTAAAGCATCAGGAAGAGATAAAAAATCTAAGA GCAGTAGAAGATGCATACGTACCTGTTGTCAAGTTTGAGTTTGATGGCATCGAG ATTGATCTTGTGTTTGCAAGACTGCCTGTGCAAACTGTTTCTGATAATCTTGATCTCAGAGATGACTCACATCTGAGAAGCCTGGATATAAGATGTATACGGAGCTTAAATG GATGCAGAGTTACTGATGAAATACTACAACTAGTACCAAATAAGGAGAACTTTCAGCTCGCGCTCCGTGTGATTAAACTGTGGGCAAAAC GACGTGGTATTTATTCCAACATGCTGGGATTTCTTGGAGGGGTTTCTTGGGCAATGCTAGTAGCAAGAACATGTCAACTCCATCCAAATGCATTGGCTTCTACTCTTGTGAACAAGTTCTTCTCGATTTTTTCGAAATGGTAA